One [Clostridium] saccharolyticum WM1 DNA segment encodes these proteins:
- a CDS encoding anti-sigma factor family protein: MTCKEAERLVMPYIKDELTDEELGEFLTHMESCTECREELEIYFTVDVGIRQLDSETGNYNIKGTLEAAIEQSRQRLQLVRCIKIARYAVSTVSIMALVITILLQCRIWIQWGLL; the protein is encoded by the coding sequence ATGACATGTAAAGAAGCGGAACGTCTGGTCATGCCTTACATCAAAGATGAATTGACAGACGAAGAGCTGGGGGAATTTCTGACGCATATGGAATCCTGTACGGAATGCAGGGAGGAACTGGAAATATACTTTACGGTTGATGTAGGAATCCGGCAGTTAGACTCCGAAACTGGGAATTATAATATAAAAGGAACGCTGGAGGCTGCCATAGAGCAGTCCAGACAAAGGCTGCAGTTGGTACGGTGTATAAAAATTGCCAGATATGCAGTGTCAACGGTAAGTATCATGGCGCTGGTTATAACAATCCTTCTGCAGTGCCGGATCTGGATACAGTGGGGGTTATTATAA